In a single window of the Gossypium hirsutum isolate 1008001.06 chromosome D02, Gossypium_hirsutum_v2.1, whole genome shotgun sequence genome:
- the LOC121214605 gene encoding protein PIGMENT DEFECTIVE 338, chloroplastic, with protein sequence MSRVSKTLLTEREITKENRRKQREKESSRGASRIRRMQTLLQPCKSLSFLNFSSQYFAFNGAPKWQYSVKRTCYSITAAGTPKALSFSRKYMFLRSTQIVLCSQNDTFDEFSSTQFPERFENDSGIEENEELELLNKPSPAPVNNGFVSDVDKESEKPDKEEVLEPFLKFFRPSEPLEVEEGGELEDSEEKIDEVKKVGVEYYEPKPGDLVVGVVVSGNENKLDVNVGADMLGTMLTKDVLPLYDKEMDYLVCDLENKAEEFMVYGKMGIVKDDDAMSGGPGPGRPVVETGTVLFAEVLGRTLSGRPLLSTRQLFRRIAWHRVRQIKHLNEPIEVKFTEWNTGGLLTRIEGLRAFLPKAELMKRVNNFSELKGYVGRRMHVKVTRINEANNDLILSEREAWEMMHLRDGTLVEGTVVKILPYGAQVRIADSNRSGLLHISNMSKSRITSVAELLKEDEKVKVLVVKSLFPDKISLSTAELESEPGLFILNKERVFSEAEEMAKKYRQSLPAVSAPRNTEPLPADALSFENEESLYANWKWFKFERENESS encoded by the exons ATGTCCCGAGTATCCAAAACTTTGCTGACAGAGAGAGAAATTACAAAGGAAAATCGAAGAAAacagagagagaaagagagcTCACGAGGTGCAAGCAGGATAAGGAGGATGCAAACCCTGCTTCAACCCTGTAAGTCCTTATCCTTTCTCAATTTTTCGAGTCAATACTTTGCTTTTAATGGTGCCCCCAAATGGCAGTACTCTGTTAAAAGAACTTGTTACTCCATTACCGCTGCTGGGACACCAAAAGCTTTGTCTTTTTCAAGGAAATATATGTTTTTGAGAAGTACCCAGATTGTGCTTTGCTCTCAAAATGATACTTTTGATGAGTTTTCAAGCACCCAGTTTCCTGAAAGGTTTGAAAACGATAGTGGAATTGAAGAAAATGAGGAACTTGAATTGCTTAATAAGCCTAGTCCAGCACCTGTGAATAATGGGTTTGTATCTGATGTTGATAAAGAGTCTGAAAAACCTGATAAAGAAGAGGTTTTAGAGCCTTTTTTGAAATTCTTTAGGCCTAGCGAACCATTGGAAGTAGAAGAGGGAGGTGAATTAGAAGATTCTGAGGAGAAAATTGATGAAGTGAAGAAGGTTGGTGTCGAGTACTATGAGCCAAAACCTGGTGACTTAGTGGTTGGTGTTGTTGTTTCTGGTAATGAGAATAAGCTGGATGTGAATGTTGGGGCTGACATGTTGGGTACAATGTTGACTAAAGATGTGTTGCCTTTGTATGATAAAGAGATGGATTATTTGGTGTGTGATCTGGAAAATAAAGCTGAGGAATTTATGGTTTATGGGAAGATGGGAATTGTTAAGGATGATGATGCGATGAGCGGGGGGCCGGGTCCTGGAAGACCAGTGGTTGAGACTGGAACTGTGCTTTTTGCTGAGGTTCTTGGAAGAACGCTTAGTGGTCGGCCTTTGCTCTCAACTAGACAGCTTTTCAGGAGGATAGCTTGGCATCGAGTGAGGCAG ATAAAACACCTGAATGAACCTATAGAGGTTAAATTTACAGAGTGGAATACAGGTGGCCTGCTGACAAGAATTGAG GGTTTGCGAGCTTTCCTTCCAAAAGCTGAGTTGATGAAGAGAGTAAATAACTTCTCTGAGTTGAAAGGATAT GTGGGCCGCAGAATGCATGTGAAAGTTACTCGGATAAATGAGGCTAACAATGATTTAATATTGAGCGAGAGGGAAGCTTGG GAAATGATGCATCTTCGAGATGGAACACTTGTAGAAGGAACCGTTGTAAAAATTTTACCGTATGGAGCCCAAGTAAGAATAGCGGATTCCAATAGAAG TGGGTTGCTTCATATCTCAAATATGAGCAAGAGTCGAATTACGTCTGTTGCTGAATTGCTTAAAGAGGATGAGAAGGTCAAGGTTCTTGTTGTGAAGTCACTCTTTCCTGACAAAATATCTCTCAG TACTGCTGAACTTGAAAGTGAACCTGGCCTCTTTATATTAAACAAAGAG AGGGTATTTTCTGAGGCTGAAGAGATGGCAAAGAAGTACAGGCAAAGTCTACCTGCAGTTTCTGCACCCCGGAATACCGAACCTCTTCCAGCTGATGCTTTATCTTTTGAGAATGAAGAAAGTCTGTATGCAAATTGGAAGTGGTTCAAGTTTGAAAGAGAGAATGAATCAAGTTGA
- the LOC121203134 gene encoding uncharacterized protein isoform X1 yields the protein MPTANFVALQCCQCFTMQVKQRKKSSNKWTCVVCNQKQSVLKVFAQGPMAKDVRKFVQSFNMTRKFTDQNQLFDPTSEYDIDLEDDDGGDLENPKKRHTDWTEYLDSEDHHEHKLVLQEDEQGVDLEPEIVTELPAKEKFKRPKLRNSDTGEEGVGHQLYKPLLYKRNCRKATMLFSQDEKADRQQQADGDIGSKKQSDLTIRKVGEILESMRNSKPATSKVNSKWKDYITEEDEGDSLEQCCPRNSANYMDKWGNADDAVLNTDSIKYQIVEDDIHPDFM from the exons ATGCCAACCGCCAATTTTGTAGCTCTGCAATGCTGCCAATGCTTCACAATGCAG GTGAAACAAAGGAAGAAAAGCAGCAACAAATGGACGTGCGTGGTCTGCAATCAAAAGCAATCGGTGCTCAAGGTCTTTGCTCAAGGTCCCATGGCTAAAGACGTTCGCAAATTCGTCCAGTCTTTCAACATGACCCGAAAATTTACCGATCAAAACCAACTCTTCGATCCCACATCGGAATATGACATCGATTTGGAAGATGACGATGGTGGAGATCTGGAAAATCCGAAGAAAAGACACACCGATTGGACCGAGTATCTCGACTCAGAGGATCATCATGAACACAAATTAGTTTTACAAGAAGACGAACAAG GGGTCGATTTGGAGCCAGAGATTGTGACAGAGTTGCCTGCAAAGGAGAAGTTCAAAAGACCCAAATTGAGGAACTCTGATACTGGGGAAGAAGGCGTTGGTCATCAGCTTTATAAACCACTTTTATACAAGAGAAATTGCAGAAAGGCTACTATGCTCTTTTCACAGg ATGAGAAGGCAGATAGGCAGCAACAAGCAGATGGAGACATAGGTTCAAAAAAACAAAGCGACTTGACAATAAGAAAAGTAGGGGAAATTTTGGAGTCAATGAGGAACTCTAAGCCAGCAACATCTAAAGTGAATTCAAAGTGGAAAGATTACATAACTGAAGAAGATGAGGGCGACAGCTTGGAACAGTGTTGTCCAAGAAACTCTGCAAATTATATGGACAAATGGGGGAATGCCGACGATGCAGTTTTGAACACTGATTCCATCAAATATCAAATAGTCGAAGATGATATCCATCCTGATTTCATGTGA
- the LOC121203134 gene encoding uncharacterized protein isoform X2 produces MPTANFVALQCCQCFTMQVKQRKKSSNKWTCVVCNQKQSVLKVFAQGPMAKDVRKFVQSFNMTRKFTDQNQLFDPTSEYDIDLEDDDGGDLENPKKRHTDWTEYLDSEDHHEHKLVLQEDEQGVDLEPEIVTELPAKEKFKRPKLRNSDTGEEGVGHQLYKPLLYKRNCRKATMLFSQGNNNNNNIDEKADRQQQADGDIGSKKQSDLTIRKVGEILESMRNSKPATSKVNSKWKDYITEEDEGDSLEQCCPRNSANYMDKWGNADDAVLNTDSIKYQIVEDDIHPDFM; encoded by the exons ATGCCAACCGCCAATTTTGTAGCTCTGCAATGCTGCCAATGCTTCACAATGCAG GTGAAACAAAGGAAGAAAAGCAGCAACAAATGGACGTGCGTGGTCTGCAATCAAAAGCAATCGGTGCTCAAGGTCTTTGCTCAAGGTCCCATGGCTAAAGACGTTCGCAAATTCGTCCAGTCTTTCAACATGACCCGAAAATTTACCGATCAAAACCAACTCTTCGATCCCACATCGGAATATGACATCGATTTGGAAGATGACGATGGTGGAGATCTGGAAAATCCGAAGAAAAGACACACCGATTGGACCGAGTATCTCGACTCAGAGGATCATCATGAACACAAATTAGTTTTACAAGAAGACGAACAAG GGGTCGATTTGGAGCCAGAGATTGTGACAGAGTTGCCTGCAAAGGAGAAGTTCAAAAGACCCAAATTGAGGAACTCTGATACTGGGGAAGAAGGCGTTGGTCATCAGCTTTATAAACCACTTTTATACAAGAGAAATTGCAGAAAGGCTACTATGCTCTTTTCACAGggtaataataacaacaacaacatag ATGAGAAGGCAGATAGGCAGCAACAAGCAGATGGAGACATAGGTTCAAAAAAACAAAGCGACTTGACAATAAGAAAAGTAGGGGAAATTTTGGAGTCAATGAGGAACTCTAAGCCAGCAACATCTAAAGTGAATTCAAAGTGGAAAGATTACATAACTGAAGAAGATGAGGGCGACAGCTTGGAACAGTGTTGTCCAAGAAACTCTGCAAATTATATGGACAAATGGGGGAATGCCGACGATGCAGTTTTGAACACTGATTCCATCAAATATCAAATAGTCGAAGATGATATCCATCCTGATTTCATGTGA